A part of Scophthalmus maximus strain ysfricsl-2021 chromosome 20, ASM2237912v1, whole genome shotgun sequence genomic DNA contains:
- the tnca gene encoding tenascin isoform X6, which yields MGTRGLLGCLVLTALLGLSNSGLVKKIVRHRRQTLVSPKKQNITLPAADGPVVFNHVYNINVPASALCSVNLDKPESTQLHPKDAPVSTGHHITEHTVDGENQIVFTHHINIPRQACGCPDDLPGLKELMSRLEMLEGEVSALRDQCNGDRPCCSAQATVIGDVGTKPYCNGHGNYSADTCGCVCESGWKGPNCSEPKCPGNCQDGGRCVDGKCECFKGFSGEDCTFKACLMDCGARGRCVGGICICWEGFFGDDCSQTSCPDNCRGRGRCQDGDCVCDEPWTGSDCSELVCPKDCYEHGRCVNGTCYCSEGYTGEDCTERTCPNNCQGNGFCVDGQCVCTAGYSGKDCSQLTCLNDCNGRGTCFNGMCICDMGYQGEDCSQLACLNNCNSRGQCINGQCACDVGFQGDDCSELSCPSNCLQRGRCVNGQCVCEEGLAGEDCSIRTCPSNCYGRGECVDGRCVCHVGFTGTDCSELSCPNHCQNRGRCIDGQCVCDEGLTGEDCSQKACPNDCLARGNCIDGKCTCQEGYSGEDCSVLTCPDNCNNRGRCVNGRCTCEGGYEGASCAVLSCLNNCQDKGRCVNGQCVCDEGYIGEDCLEVSPPKDLTVGEVTANTVDLSWNNDMLVTEYLVTYAPTSPGGLLQEITVSGDETSATVKELEPGVEYLISVYAILSNKRSVPVSARVATDLPQPEGVKFKSVRETSVEVMWDQLYIPFDGWEIYFRNTKEENGKVVSVLPASQNKFFQSGLGPGQEYEVSINIIKNNTRGPQTTTTVSTKIDGPGQVEVKDVTDSSALVSWSQPVVPMDRVAIFYTPTSDPSDVGSAVISPPDKQYSIDVLMPDTEYTVSLTSMRGNVTSDPVTTTFTTALDAPKHLRAVSQTDTSITLEWTNSQADVGGYRVKYSPISGSAHGEDVFPRGPGDTTKATVTGLNPGTEYGIGVTAMKKERESLPATANAETDIDPPRGFEAADSTETSLALKWQKPRAKVNGYRLVYVSGDGQVEEEEIPATATSHVLSSLTPGMSYTLSLTSERGHKRSTPVTLSASTASFTFYLADSDDHELTTPTGLEDNFISFVNLDPSESQVSGMEPEDELRTLLTVAGITSDGFDLSWRLKAHGLYDSFAVEYKDTQRLWNAREVQLPGNATGSRLEGLAASTEYQIKLYGITGSQRSALLEAVAVTAPKPTSPDVLSLSIKDATTTPQSARDNATVPSADPVRPVNTQAPATADPGVMSSGAERSNLDVLGELKVTNVTSTRVNLAWSAPDEAFDSFLVELTSPSGVTHAHVTTLPGSVRRAEIEGLSPSAHYDISLQGLVDGKRSLPLKVFATTEEQKPKVVNLTISDITWDGFTASWSPTVGEFDSFVIEVTNLENFAESQNLTLSGDAFSLGISGLNPNNSYLVGLYGMYQGSFLEPVYSEATTVKQPVLGKLYISNLTSESFGILWNGTEGEIDGFILEIIDSDWLMEPKEYNISHNEKSYDVTGLRPSTDYIAYLYGTYKGSRTSAVSIVASTAEEPDLSRLLVSNITSDRFSLSWRTREKVFDNFIVEVRESALPSQAMGRALPGDVHSTVMSGLKASTSYNIKLYASTGGQNTQPLFALASTEDVPQLGPISASSVSPHNLSLSWSTVSGHIDGFVLRISDSEQQTDPLEFRLPSETRNITVSNLMDATGYDIELYGISHGRHTPSVLARTVTAPLPKVENLTISNITPYGFRVSWEVKRQLQQEDSPPSSGGFRHFHIVVTDSGWLLEPQEFTVPGNQSHLDIWGLITGIGYEVRLTGVSESGLLSRPLTTVAVTGTTHSALQGPSSY from the exons aTGGGTACAAGAGGCCTTCTTGGCTGCCTCGTCCTGACTGCTCTGCTCGGCTTATCGAATTCTGGGCTCGTGAAGAAAATCGTACGTCATCGGCGACAGACTCTGgtatcccccaaaaaacaaaacatcaccctCCCCGCCGCAGACGGCCCTGTGGTTTTCAACCACGTCTACAACATCAATGTTCCCGCCAGTGCCCTGTGCTCGGTGAACCTGGACAAGCCGGAGAGCACGCAGCTCCATCCCAAAGATGCACCGGTCTCGACGGGCCATCACATCACGGAGCACACCGTGGACGGGGAGAACCAGATCGTGTTCACCCACCACATCAATATACctcggcaggcctgcggctgCCCTGACGACCTGCCCGGCCTGAAAGAACTCATGAGCCGGCTGGAGATGCTCGAGGGAGAAGTTTCAGCTCTGAGAGATCAGTGCAACGGTGACAGGCCCTGCTGCAGTGCACAGGCCACAG tCATTGGTGATGTGGGAACAAAACCTTACTGCAACGGTCATGGAAACTACAGTGCTGACACCTGTGGCTGTGTATGTGAGTCTGGCTGGAAGGGACCCAACTGCTCTGAGCCCAAGTGTCCCGGGAACTGCCAGGACGGTGGCCGCTGCGTGGACGGAAAGTGCGAGTGCTTCAAGGGCTTCTCTGGCGAAGACTGCACGTTCAAGGCCTGCCTGATGGATTGCGGCGCTCGCGGCCGGTGTGTGGGCGGCATTTGCATCTGCTGGGAGGGTTTCTTCGGTGACGACTGCTCTCAGACCAGTTGCCCCGACAACTGCCGAGGCCGCGGCCGCTGTCAAGACGGAGACTGCGTGTGTGATGAACCCTGGACTGGCTCGGATTGCTCGGAGCTTGTCTGTCCAAAAGACTGTTACGAGCATGGGCGTTGTGTTAACGGCACCTGCTACTGTAGTGAGGGGTACACCGGGGAGGACTGCACAGAACGCACCTGTCCCAACAACTGCCAGGGTAATGGTTTCTGTGTTGATGGCCAGTGTGTCTGCACTGCCGGCTACAGTGGAAAGGACTGCTCTCAGCTCACCTGCCTCAACGACTGTAACGGCAGAGGGACGTGCTTCAACGGGATGTGTATCTGCGACATGGGATACCAAGGTGAAGACTGCAGCCAGTTAGCGTGTCTGAACAACTGTAACAGTAGAGGCCAGTGCATAAATGGACAGTGTGCATGCGATGTTGGTTTCCAGGGAGATGACTGCTCTGAGCTCTCCTGTCCCAGCAACTGTCTGCAAAGAGGGCGCTGTGTTAatggccagtgtgtgtgtgaggaaggcCTCGCCGGGGAGGACTGCAGCATCAGGACCTGCCCCTCAAACTGCTACGGCCGCGGCGAGTGTGTCGACGGACGTTGCGTGTGTCATGTAGGCTTCACCGGCACGGACTGCAGTGAGCTGAGCTGCCCAAACCACTGCCAAAACCGCGGCCGCTGCATCGATGGGCAGTGCGTCTGTGACGAAGGCCTCACCGGAGAAGACTGCAGTCAGAAAGCTTGTCCCAACGACTGCCTGGCTAGAGGTAACTGTATAGATGGAAAGTGCACCTGTCAGGAGGGCTACTCAGGAGAGGACTGCTCTGTGCTCACCTGTCCAGATAACTGCAACAACAGGGGGCGCTGCGTCAACGGGAGGTGCACGTGTGAGGGTGGATATGAAGGAGCGAGCTGTGCAGTGCTGAGCTGCCTCAACAACTGCCAGGACAAAGGCCGCTGTGTGAAtggtcagtgtgtctgtgatgagggATACATCGGAGAGGACTGCCTCGAAG tgtctCCACCAAAGGACCTTACTGTTGGAGAGGTCACCGCTAACACAGTGGACTTGTCCTGGAACAACGACATGTTGGTGACGGAATACCTTGTGACGTATGCGCCCACCAGTCCCGGTGGTCTCCTCCAGGAGATCACCGTGTCTGGAGACGAAACGTCTGCCACTGTCAAAGAGCTTGAACCTGGCGTTGAGTATCTGATCAGTGTCTATGCCATCCTGAGCAACAAGAGGAGTGTACCTGTCAGCGCGAGAGTGGCCACAG ATCTCCCACAGCCAGAGGGTGTAAAATTCAAATCTGTGAGAGAGACCTCAGTCGAGGTTATGTGGGACCAGCTGTACATCCCCTTTGATGGCTGGGAGATCTATTTCCGCAACACG aaagaagaaaatgggaAGGTCGTGAGCGTCCTTCCAGCCTCTCAAAACAAGTTTTTCCAGTCAGGCCTTGGACCGGGACAGGAGTATGAAGTGTCCATCAACATCATCAAGAATAACACCAGAGGGCCCCAAACAACCACAACGGTCTCCACCA AGATCGACGGCCCTGGGCAGGTCGAGGTGAAAGACGTGACGGACTCCTCGGCACTGGTGAGCTGGTCTCAGCCGGTTGTTCCTATGGACAGAGTCGCCATTTTCTACACCCCCACCTCCGACCCCTCGGATGTAGGCAGTGCAGTGATTTCCCCCCCAGACAAGCAGTACAGCATCGATGTTCTGATGCCAGACACCGAGTACACAGTGTCCCTCACCTCCATGAGGGGAAACGTCACCAGTGACCCTGTCACGACCACATTCACTACAG CGCTGGATGCCCCCAAGCACCTGCGGGCCGTGTCCCAGACGGACACCAGCATCACTCTGGAGTGGACGAACAGTCAGGCTGACGTTGGCGGATATCGAGTCAAATACAGCCCGATTTCTGGATCAGCTCATGGTGAGGACGTGTTCCCCCGAGGACCGGGAGACACCACGAAAGCTACAGTCACTG GGCTAAATCCAGGTACGGAGTATGGGATCGGTGTGACTGccatgaagaaagagagagagagccttcCAGCTACTGCAAATGCAGAAACTG ACATCGATCCTCCCAGAGGTTTCGAGGCAGCCGACTCCACAGAAACCTCCCTCGCTTTGAAGTGGCAGAAGCCTCGTGCCAAGGTCAATGGCTACAGGCTGGTGTACGTCTCTGGAGATGGgcaggttgaggaggaggagatcccAGCCACCGCAACCAGCCATGTCTTGTCCAGCCTGACTCCTGGAATGAGCTACACTCTCAGTTTGACTTCAGAGAGGGGACACAAGAGGAGCACACCCGTCACCCTGTCTGCATCCACAG cctctttcacattttatttagcTGACTCAGACGACCATGAGCTAACGACCCCTACAGGTTTGGAGGACAATTTCATTAGCTTTGTGAATTTAGACCCCTCTGAGTCCCAGGTCTCTGGGATGGAGCCTGAGGATGAGCTTCGAACGCTGCTGACTGTTGCAGGCATCACGTCTGATGGATTTGACCTCTCATGGAGACTCAAGGCTCATGGCCTTTACGATAGCTTTGCAGTAGAATATAAAGACACTCAGCGATTGTGGAATGCGAGAGAGGTCCAACTCCCTGGAAATGCCACTGGCTCTAGGTTGGAAGGCCTGGCGGCATCAACAGAGTATCAAATAAAGCTTTATGGAATAACAGGTAGCCAGAGATCTGCTCTACTTGAAGCTGTTGCAGTCACAG CACCCAAGCCTACCTCTCCAGATGTACTTTCGCTGAGCATCAAAGATGCCACAACAACCCCACAGTCCGCTCGGGATAATGCCACGGTCCCATCAGCAGATCCCGTCAGGCCTGTAAACACTCAGGCTCCTGCCACTGCTGATCCTGGTGTGATGAGCTCTGGGGCTGAGAGGTCAAACCTGGATGTGCTGGGGGAACTCAAAGTCACAAATGTTACCTCAACTAGAGTGAACTTGGCTTGGTCGGCGCCCGATGAGGCGTTTGACAGCTTCTTGGTGGAGCTAACTTCTCCATCAGGGGTGACACACGCTCATGTGACCACATTACCAGGAAGTGTGAGGAGGGCTGAAATTGAGGGTTTGTCCCCCTCTGCACACTATGATATTTCTTTGCAAGGGCTGGTGGATGGGAAACGATCTTTGCCTCTCAAAGTTTTTGCTACCACAG AGGAGCAGAAGCCCAAGGTGGTGAACCTCACCATCTCTGACATTACATGGGACGGCTTCACTGCCTCCTGGAGCCCCACGGTTGGGGAATTTGACAGCTTTGTCATTGAGGTAACAAACTTGGAGAATTTCGCAGAGAGCCAGAACCTCACACTGTCTGGAGACGCATTCAGTCTGGGCATCTCCGGGCTGAATCCCAACAACAGCTACCTGGTTGGCCTGTATGGGATGTATCAGGGCTCCTTCCTTGAACCTGTGTACAGTGAAGCCACCACAG TGAAACAGCCAGTGCTTGGCAAACTGTATATCTCAAACTTAACATCAGAGAGCTTTGGCATCCTGTGGAACGGCACTGAAGGAGAGATTGATGGTTTTATCCTGGAGATAAttgattctgattggctgatggaGCCAAAGGAATATAACATATCCCACAATGAAAAGTCCTACGATGTCACAGGGCTCAGGCCCAGCACTGATTACATAGCCTACCTCTATGGGACATACAAGGGATCCCGAACAAGTGCTGTCAGTATTGTTGCATCAACAG CTGAAGAGCCTGATTTGTCCAGACTACTTGTCTCTAACATTACCTCAGACAGATTCTCTCTGTCGTGGCGGACAAGAGAGAAGGTTTTTGATAACTTTATAGTAGAAGTCAGAGAGTCCGCTTTGCCCTCGCAGGCAATGGGGCGCGCTCTGCCAGGAGACGTGCACTCCACAGTCATGTCCGGGCTCAAAGCGAGCACAAGCTACAACATAAAGCTGTACGCCAGCACCGGAGGCCAGAACACACAGCCTTTGTTTGCTTTAGCCTCAACAG AGGATGTCCCACAGTTGGGACCCATATCTGCTTCGTCCGTGAGCCCACACAATCTCAGCTTGTCCTGGAGCACTGTGTCAGGCCACATTGATGGCTTTGTTCTCCGGATCAGTGACTCTGAGCAGCAGACTGATCCGCTGGAGTTCAGATTGCCCAGTGAAACCCGTAACATTACAGTCTCTAACCTGATGGATGCCACAGGCTATGACATTGAACTGTACGGTATTTCTCACGGGCGCCACACTCCGTCTGTGTTAGCCCGCACCGTCACAG CTCCTTTGCCTAAAGTGGAAAACTTGACCATTTCCAACATAACCCCCTACGGCTTCCGTGTGTCGTGGGAGGTGAagcggcagctgcagcaggaggattCACCCCCCTCTAGTGGGGGCTTCAGACATTTTCACATAGTGGTGACAGACTCTGGCTGGCTACTGGAGCCACAGGAGTTCACTGTGCCAGGAAACCAAAGTCACCTGGACATCTGGGGCCTCATCACCGGCATAGGATATGAGGTCCGGCTGACTGGGGTGTCAGAGTCGGGGCTCCTCTCTCGGCCTCTGACTACAGTGGCTGTGACAGGTACCACTCACAGTGCACTGCAAGGCCCCTCGTCGTACTAA